In a genomic window of Planctomycetaceae bacterium:
- the lpdA gene encoding dihydrolipoyl dehydrogenase, translating into MAEEFDLIVIGAGPGGYVAAIRASQLKMKVAIVEREGQLGGTCLRVGCIPSKALLETSEMYERAQQEFADRGLKVKSVDVDVPRMMEHKQSVVNTLDTGIQGLLKKNRIERFSGHGQLKGSGVVEISGETPQTITGKNILIATGSVSSSLPGIEPDGDRIGTSTEALAWSEVPKELVVIGAGVIGLELGTVWRRLGAKVTVLEYLPRILPGVDEQIAAEARKLYEKQGMTFRLGVKVTGVTAKKKSCTITMEGAEPVTCDRVLVAVGRRPCTDKLGLDIAGVQTDKRGFIQVNANYQTTAAGVYAIGDVIGGAMLAHKAEEEGVAFAEKLATGHGHINYGNIPAVIYTHPEIASTGANEDALKAAGIKYKLGRFNFAANGRARAAGHTDGFVKVLADAETDRVLGVHIIGAHAGELIHEAAVAMEFGASSEDIARCCHAHPTLSEAVKEAAMAVDRRAIHS; encoded by the coding sequence ATGGCTGAAGAATTTGACCTGATTGTAATTGGTGCCGGTCCCGGGGGATATGTTGCTGCCATCCGAGCATCGCAGCTGAAGATGAAAGTGGCCATTGTCGAACGCGAAGGCCAGCTTGGTGGAACATGTCTGAGAGTCGGTTGTATTCCCAGCAAGGCGCTGCTCGAAACAAGTGAGATGTACGAACGTGCTCAGCAGGAATTCGCAGACCGCGGCCTCAAAGTGAAGAGCGTTGACGTTGATGTCCCCAGGATGATGGAGCACAAACAATCGGTGGTGAATACCCTGGATACTGGTATTCAGGGATTGCTGAAGAAGAACAGGATCGAACGCTTTTCAGGGCACGGACAGTTAAAAGGCAGCGGTGTCGTTGAAATTTCCGGCGAAACACCACAAACCATCACCGGTAAGAACATTTTGATCGCGACAGGCAGTGTTTCGTCATCTTTACCGGGGATTGAGCCGGATGGCGATCGCATTGGTACCAGTACAGAGGCTCTGGCATGGTCTGAAGTTCCGAAGGAACTGGTTGTTATTGGGGCGGGAGTGATTGGCCTTGAACTGGGAACTGTGTGGCGGCGACTCGGGGCAAAGGTCACCGTGCTTGAATACCTGCCACGCATTCTGCCGGGAGTTGATGAACAAATTGCAGCAGAAGCCCGGAAACTTTACGAAAAGCAAGGCATGACGTTTCGGCTGGGCGTAAAGGTTACGGGAGTGACAGCCAAAAAGAAGTCATGCACCATCACAATGGAAGGCGCAGAGCCTGTCACTTGTGACCGTGTATTGGTGGCAGTGGGCCGCAGGCCCTGCACCGACAAACTTGGCCTGGATATTGCTGGTGTCCAGACTGATAAGCGTGGCTTCATACAGGTGAACGCGAACTACCAGACGACTGCCGCTGGCGTCTATGCAATTGGCGACGTTATTGGCGGCGCAATGCTGGCTCACAAAGCGGAAGAGGAGGGCGTTGCGTTCGCCGAAAAGCTGGCCACCGGACATGGCCACATCAACTACGGAAATATTCCGGCGGTTATCTACACTCACCCGGAAATCGCCTCGACCGGAGCAAACGAGGACGCTCTGAAAGCGGCCGGAATCAAATACAAATTAGGTCGATTTAACTTTGCAGCCAATGGCCGCGCCCGGGCAGCCGGTCACACGGATGGCTTTGTCAAGGTTCTGGCGGACGCAGAAACAGATCGTGTCCTTGGAGTTCATATCATTGGTGCTCACGCCGGTGAACTTATCCACGAAGCAGCTGTCGCCATGGAATTCGGAGCCAGCAGCGAAGATATCGCGCGATGCTGCCATGCTCATCCCACACTTTCCGAAGCCGTCAAAGAAGCCGCCATGGCTGTTGATCGTCGGGCTATCCACAGCTAG
- a CDS encoding response regulator yields MKTVFTTGEAAKICKVSQQTIIRCFDSGQLKGFRVPGSRFRRIPRDVLYKFMKENGIPTDALESGRRKALIVDDDEELVELITDALEADGRFEVRTANNGFDAGMMVKEYHPDIIVLDVMLPDINGKEVCQRVRSDSTLDDVRIICISGMVEQDKIQDLKNAGANHFLQKPFEVDDLIENICGLLDIEQLTA; encoded by the coding sequence ATGAAAACAGTGTTCACTACCGGCGAAGCTGCCAAGATCTGCAAGGTCAGTCAGCAAACCATCATCCGGTGTTTTGATTCGGGGCAGCTGAAGGGTTTTCGAGTTCCAGGCTCGCGGTTTCGGCGAATTCCGCGTGACGTCCTTTATAAGTTCATGAAGGAAAATGGCATTCCTACGGACGCGCTGGAGAGCGGTCGCCGAAAGGCATTGATTGTTGATGACGATGAGGAACTGGTGGAACTGATCACAGACGCTCTGGAAGCCGATGGTCGTTTCGAAGTTCGAACGGCGAACAACGGTTTCGACGCGGGAATGATGGTCAAAGAGTATCACCCCGATATCATCGTGCTTGATGTTATGCTGCCGGACATCAACGGGAAAGAAGTTTGCCAGCGAGTCCGAAGTGACTCGACGCTTGATGATGTTCGAATCATCTGCATTAGCGGGATGGTTGAACAGGATAAGATTCAGGACCTCAAGAATGCTGGTGCAAATCATTTCCTTCAGAAGCCGTTTGAAGTCGATGACCTCATTGAGAACATCTGTGGTCTGCTGGATATCGAACAGCTGACGGCCTGA
- a CDS encoding HAMP domain-containing sensor histidine kinase: MQHLLLRLAGAVVGEPLFAESAKLIVESWVRICGAASATLVTPVDASTLLLTSCRPRSQDRLEFKSDEVRQPYSSLLAKDALIRMVPGGHPDPHPSVFQWPGLLSSLIVCGEPERLIEEAVCVLRSVTASLLARSVDFPVLFPSPQHLESMAEFAAGAGHEINNPLGSILGQTQLLLRLEGEIDKRQSLETIGSQAWRIRDMIGDAMLFARPPAATPAQADLVTVVQDAAVNTAANHTDNERHSPVDVEFRCSESRLAAEVDSTQIALLVSHLVRNGIESVRGTGQAGAVTVVLKKSRVADIAELLVRDSGPGIRDANVRRHLFDPFFSGRSAGRGLGFGLSLAWQVVRLHHGLMFQCNTPNDGGCEFHVALPLTLSSPA, translated from the coding sequence ATGCAGCACCTTCTGCTGAGGCTTGCTGGTGCCGTTGTCGGCGAACCTTTGTTTGCCGAATCGGCAAAACTGATTGTAGAGTCCTGGGTGCGAATCTGCGGCGCCGCGTCAGCAACTCTGGTGACCCCTGTTGATGCATCTACATTGCTGCTGACATCCTGTCGACCGCGTTCGCAGGATCGCCTGGAATTCAAATCAGACGAGGTCCGGCAACCGTATTCGTCCCTGCTTGCCAAAGATGCTCTGATTCGAATGGTGCCTGGTGGTCATCCTGACCCTCACCCAAGCGTTTTTCAGTGGCCGGGACTGCTGAGTAGTCTGATTGTTTGCGGTGAACCGGAACGTTTGATCGAAGAAGCGGTTTGCGTGCTCCGGAGTGTGACGGCAAGTCTGCTTGCACGATCCGTTGATTTCCCTGTCCTTTTCCCCAGTCCGCAGCATCTGGAGTCGATGGCTGAATTTGCTGCGGGGGCCGGGCACGAAATCAATAACCCGCTGGGCAGTATTCTCGGACAAACACAACTCTTGCTGCGTCTCGAAGGTGAAATCGACAAACGACAGAGCCTGGAAACGATTGGCAGTCAGGCATGGCGTATACGCGATATGATCGGTGATGCCATGCTGTTTGCCAGACCGCCCGCAGCAACACCTGCCCAAGCCGATCTGGTGACGGTTGTGCAGGATGCTGCTGTAAACACGGCGGCCAATCACACCGACAATGAGCGACACTCACCTGTGGATGTCGAATTCCGTTGTTCGGAGTCCCGTCTGGCAGCAGAAGTCGATTCAACGCAAATCGCTTTACTGGTGAGCCATCTTGTACGCAACGGCATCGAATCTGTGCGCGGAACAGGGCAGGCGGGGGCGGTGACCGTTGTCTTGAAGAAAAGCCGCGTGGCGGATATTGCGGAACTCCTTGTTCGAGACAGCGGGCCGGGTATCCGCGATGCGAATGTTCGCCGCCACCTGTTCGATCCATTTTTCTCGGGTCGATCAGCGGGCAGAGGATTGGGGTTTGGGCTGAGCCTTGCCTGGCAGGTCGTTCGGCTGCACCATGGCCTGATGTTTCAATGCAATACTCCGAATGACGGGGGATGTGAATTCCACGTCGCACTGCCCTTAACGCTAAGTTCCCCAGCGTAA